GATAAATAGCGATTCATTCGTAATAATTGTATGATAATGAGTAAACAATAATGATGACACGCTGTTCAATCAAGCTCATCTTTTTAATGTTGATAGATAAGTAACTCCTGCGTGGAGATAAGATCTGAATACCAAGATGTCAACCTCAATCCTTAATTTAAAGCTTCATTAAACATTAACAAATTGATTCTAGTTGGATATGAAAAGTTATCAACATGCATGTCGTTTGTAAAGGTCGTCTTTATTGGAATGCTTATCATATATTGAAATCAAGAAACAATAAAATATGATTCGTTATGTAGTAATCTCTATTTATTTCTTATCCTCGCTACTAGCCGAGCTTTGGTGATTGAGAAAATCCAACTATAATCGgatgatttaagttatatataccgacaATTAAAAATTTGTATACTACAGTGGCAATGAGCGCGTGGATTTTAACCGGATTTACATAATGTATAATTTTATACGTAGGTTCTCTTAACAAAAAACCGTAGTATTCTCTTGCTGCAGGGGCCAAAATCAAACATACAGAACAGAAGGAAACCAAACCCACGCCCTAACCAGTCCCCACCTCGTATATCTCTCAGTCCctacaactatatatatataaaggctAATCGCGTCCATGCAATTCAAAAACACAAAATACTTCTTTGAAACATATTCACAacttatataaatattttacaaCATGATGAAATCTTTCTTGTTTCTGATGATATTTTTGGTGGTGGCTTTGGCTGGAAATTTCAACAAAGATTTTGATATTACATGGGGTGATGGCCGAGCTAAAATACTCGAAAACGGACAACTTCTCACCCTTTCCCTCGATAAAACCTCTGGCTCTGGTTTTCGGTCCAAAAATCAGTATTTGTTTGGAAAGATTGATTTGAAAATCAAACTTGTCCCTGGTAATTCTGCTGGCACCGTTACTACATATTATGTAAGTCCTTTTTCCTATATGGAGCAACTACTTTTAGGAGCTctaatcattttattttttgatattaTATTTATTGAATGGTAAGTTTTCAGGTGTTTTATTTATGTTGAGTTTTAATGGTGTGAATAAAATACAGTTATCTTCAATAGGATCAAGTCATGACGAGATTGATTTCGAGTTTCTTGGGAATCTAAGTGGAGACCCCTATATTCTTCACACAAATGTATTCACACAAGGGAAGGGAAATAGAGAGCAGCAGTTTTATCTTTGGTTCGATCCTACTAAGGACTTTCATACTTATACTATTCTTTGGAATCCTCAGAGCATCATGTAAGcatctctctctcacacacacacgtACTGCGTTTATTATGTATTATACGTGTATATGTTTTTCACATATTTACTTAGTTGTGATATTTATTTAGTTACctttcttatattgttaatagTCAATAGAGTTGTTAAT
This sequence is a window from Nicotiana tomentosiformis chromosome 5, ASM39032v3, whole genome shotgun sequence. Protein-coding genes within it:
- the LOC104102901 gene encoding probable xyloglucan endotransglucosylase/hydrolase protein 23, with the translated sequence MMKSFLFLMIFLVVALAGNFNKDFDITWGDGRAKILENGQLLTLSLDKTSGSGFRSKNQYLFGKIDLKIKLVPGNSAGTVTTYYLSSIGSSHDEIDFEFLGNLSGDPYILHTNVFTQGKGNREQQFYLWFDPTKDFHTYTILWNPQSIIFSVDGTPIRQFKNLEASGIPYPKNQPMWIYSSLWNADDWATRGGLVKTDWSKAPFIASYRNYNAQACVWSSSSSSSCTSNSSTGNSWLSESLDSTGQSRIKWVQSNYMIYNYCTDTKRFPQGFPPECSLN